One region of Flavobacterium sp. GSB-24 genomic DNA includes:
- the asnB gene encoding asparagine synthase B yields MCGIVCAFDLKQKAEALRPQVLEMSKIIRHRGPDWSGIYSNDKAILSHERLAIVDPASGKQPLFTEDKKLVLAANGEIYNHRDLRKQFEGKYNFQTESDCEVILALYKEKGVSFVDELNGIFGFAIYDVDKDEYFVARDHMGIIPLYIGWDQHGTFYVASELKALEGYCTKIELFPPGHYLSSKDGEFVQWYKRDWTEYDAVKDNETSIPEIKKALEAAVHRQLMSDVPYGVLLSGGLDSSITSAVAKKFAQKRIESDDTTDAWYPQLHSFSVGLEGSPDLVAARKVADHIGTIHHEIKFTIQEGLDAVRDVIYNLETYDVTTVRASTPMWLMARVIKSMGIKMVLSGEGADELFGGYLYFHKAPNAREFHEENVRKLGKLHMYDCLRANKSLAAWGIEGRVPFLDKEFMDVAMRINPQDKMINKEHPMEKWVVRKAFEDMLPESVAWRQKEQFSDGVGYSWIDTLKEVVAREVSDEQLANARFKFPLQTPTSKEEYYYRSIFTEHFPSDAAALCVPQEASVACSTKIALEWDEAFKNMNDPSGRAVASVHDDAYVKA; encoded by the coding sequence ATGTGTGGAATTGTATGTGCCTTTGATCTAAAACAAAAAGCCGAAGCGTTAAGACCTCAAGTATTAGAAATGTCTAAAATCATTCGTCACCGCGGACCAGACTGGAGCGGTATTTACAGCAATGATAAAGCGATTCTTTCTCACGAGCGTTTGGCAATTGTAGATCCAGCTTCAGGAAAACAACCTTTATTTACAGAAGATAAAAAATTGGTTTTGGCTGCAAATGGTGAAATTTACAATCACAGAGACCTGCGCAAACAATTTGAAGGAAAATATAACTTTCAAACTGAAAGTGACTGCGAAGTTATTTTAGCTTTATATAAAGAAAAAGGCGTAAGCTTCGTTGACGAATTAAACGGAATCTTCGGATTTGCTATTTACGATGTTGATAAAGATGAGTATTTTGTTGCTCGCGACCATATGGGAATTATTCCCTTATACATTGGATGGGATCAACATGGGACTTTCTATGTAGCTTCTGAATTAAAAGCCTTAGAAGGATATTGCACCAAAATTGAATTATTCCCTCCAGGACATTATTTATCAAGTAAAGATGGTGAATTTGTACAATGGTACAAAAGAGACTGGACAGAATATGATGCTGTAAAAGACAACGAAACAAGCATTCCAGAAATCAAAAAAGCGTTAGAAGCTGCGGTTCACAGACAATTAATGAGTGATGTACCTTACGGAGTTTTACTTTCAGGAGGTTTAGATTCTTCTATTACTTCGGCTGTAGCCAAAAAATTTGCACAAAAACGTATTGAGTCAGATGATACGACAGATGCTTGGTATCCACAATTACACTCTTTCTCAGTAGGTTTAGAAGGTTCTCCAGATTTAGTTGCTGCGCGTAAAGTGGCAGATCATATCGGAACCATTCACCACGAAATTAAATTTACAATCCAAGAAGGTTTAGATGCTGTTCGTGATGTAATTTACAACTTAGAAACATATGATGTAACTACAGTTAGAGCTTCGACTCCAATGTGGTTAATGGCGAGAGTTATCAAATCAATGGGAATCAAAATGGTTCTTTCTGGTGAAGGTGCTGATGAGTTGTTTGGAGGATATTTATATTTCCATAAAGCACCAAATGCTAGAGAATTTCACGAAGAAAACGTTCGTAAATTAGGAAAACTTCATATGTACGATTGTTTACGTGCCAACAAAAGTTTGGCAGCGTGGGGAATCGAAGGACGTGTTCCTTTCTTAGACAAAGAATTTATGGATGTTGCAATGCGCATCAACCCGCAAGATAAAATGATCAACAAGGAACATCCGATGGAAAAATGGGTAGTTCGTAAAGCTTTTGAAGATATGCTTCCGGAAAGTGTAGCTTGGAGACAAAAAGAGCAATTTTCTGATGGAGTAGGATACAGCTGGATCGATACTTTGAAAGAAGTGGTAGCAAGAGAAGTTTCAGACGAGCAATTGGCAAACGCTAGATTTAAATTCCCATTGCAGACACCAACTTCAAAAGAAGAATATTACTATCGTTCGATTTTTACAGAACATTTTCCAAGTGATGCAGCAGCTTTATGCGTGCCTCAAGAAGCAAGTGTGGCTTGTAGTACAAAAATTGCTTTGGAGTGGGATGAAGCTTTCAAAAACATGAATGATCCTTCTGGTAGAGCTGTAGCAAGTGTTCACGATGACGCTTACGTTAAAGCTTAA
- the asnB gene encoding asparagine synthase B yields the protein MSGLLAVIGKGKDPKLVKELSERMSHRGPDESDIHIMENGSILCHESLSIIDLNSGKQPIQGTQKAWMVHDGEIYNYKELKETVLKDHTFRTESDSEVIVHLYEEFGYDFCNKLDGDFAFVVIDGDKYIAGRDPIGVKPLYYGLDERGRIYFSSEMKSIADQCKSFSTFPPGHYYTAKTGFVKYYHPEYEDHKKADHSLDLDSIRQSLINATSKRLLANVPVGVILSGGLDSSLTSAITSRLLKGNAEKLHSFSIGLDADSPDNIAARKAAEFLGTEHHEVHFSVEEGVQILEKVIYHIETYDIICVRSGVPMYLLSKAIADQGVKVILSGEGADEVFGGHLYFRNAPSAEEFQDETIERVQKLFTADLLRADKTTMAHGLEVRFPFLDTEFLDVNIRIKTEEKQPKTYDGVEKYILRKAFDTPEDPYLPADVLWRQKEQFSDGVGYNWVDELIEYCASQVTDEQLAGASAEFPYNSPTTKEAYLYRSIFHKFYPQVSAAQTVRKWIPKWQENLDPSGRANAAHLQGNFESVKSGVAV from the coding sequence ATGTCTGGATTATTGGCCGTTATTGGTAAAGGAAAAGACCCAAAGCTTGTAAAAGAACTTTCAGAGAGAATGTCGCATCGCGGTCCTGATGAAAGTGATATTCATATTATGGAAAATGGCAGTATACTTTGTCATGAAAGTCTGTCTATTATTGATCTTAATTCCGGAAAACAGCCTATTCAAGGAACTCAAAAAGCTTGGATGGTTCATGATGGAGAGATTTATAATTATAAAGAACTGAAGGAAACGGTTTTAAAGGATCATACTTTTAGGACAGAATCAGATTCTGAGGTTATTGTACATCTTTATGAAGAGTTTGGTTATGATTTTTGTAACAAACTTGATGGTGATTTTGCTTTTGTGGTAATTGATGGCGATAAATATATTGCAGGCCGTGACCCAATTGGAGTTAAGCCTTTATATTATGGTTTAGATGAAAGAGGGAGAATTTATTTTTCTTCAGAAATGAAATCAATTGCAGATCAATGTAAATCATTTTCTACTTTTCCTCCAGGACATTATTATACAGCAAAAACTGGTTTTGTAAAATATTACCATCCAGAATATGAAGATCATAAAAAAGCAGATCATTCTTTAGATTTAGATTCAATCCGCCAAAGTTTAATAAACGCAACAAGCAAACGTTTGCTGGCTAATGTTCCTGTTGGAGTTATACTTTCAGGAGGATTAGACTCTTCTTTGACATCTGCTATAACTTCTCGTTTATTAAAAGGAAACGCAGAAAAACTGCATTCGTTTTCAATCGGATTAGATGCAGATTCGCCAGATAATATTGCAGCAAGAAAAGCAGCAGAATTTTTAGGAACAGAACATCATGAAGTTCATTTTTCTGTAGAAGAAGGTGTTCAAATTTTAGAAAAAGTAATCTATCATATCGAAACTTATGATATTATTTGTGTAAGATCTGGTGTTCCGATGTATTTGTTGTCTAAAGCGATTGCTGATCAAGGTGTTAAAGTCATTTTATCAGGAGAAGGAGCAGATGAGGTTTTTGGAGGACATTTGTATTTTAGAAATGCACCATCAGCAGAAGAATTCCAGGATGAAACAATAGAAAGAGTTCAGAAGTTGTTTACGGCAGATTTACTTCGTGCAGATAAAACGACAATGGCCCACGGACTAGAAGTGAGATTTCCGTTTTTAGATACAGAATTCTTAGATGTAAATATCCGTATTAAAACAGAAGAAAAACAGCCTAAGACTTATGATGGAGTTGAAAAATACATTTTAAGAAAAGCCTTTGATACTCCCGAAGATCCTTATTTGCCGGCAGATGTATTATGGCGCCAAAAAGAACAATTTTCAGATGGAGTTGGGTATAATTGGGTTGATGAATTAATTGAATATTGTGCTTCACAAGTTACAGATGAACAATTGGCTGGTGCAAGCGCAGAATTTCCATACAATTCACCAACGACAAAAGAAGCGTATTTATATCGATCAATTTTCCATAAATTCTATCCGCAGGTAAGTGCCGCGCAAACAGTGCGTAAATGGATTCCAAAATGGCAGGAAAACCTTGATCCAAGTGGAAGAGCAAATGCTGCACACTTACAAGGAAACTTTGAGAGCGTAAAATCTGGAGTTGCAGTTTAA
- the gyrB gene encoding DNA topoisomerase (ATP-hydrolyzing) subunit B, translated as MSEEIKKNNYSADSIQALEGMEHVRMRPSMYIGDVGVRGLHHLVYEVVDNSIDEAMGGHCDTIGVAINEDGSITVEDNGRGIPVDLHKKEGVSALEVVMTKIGAGGKFDKDSYKVSGGLHGVGVSVVNALSVHMKSTVFRDGKIYEQEYERGKSLYPVKQIGETDKRGTRQTFYPDNTIFTQTTEFSYDTLSARMRELSFLNKGITITFTDKREVDEKGEFKSEVFHSDEGLKEYIRYLDGNREPIISHVISMDHDKGEIPVEVALIYNTSYTENIFSYVNNINTHEGGTHLQGFRSGLTRTLKKYADASGMLDKLKFEIAGDDFREGLTAIISVKVAEPQFEGQTKTKLGNREVVSPVSQAVGEMLENYLEENPNDARVIIQKVILAAQARHAAKKAREMVQRKTVMGGGGLPGKLSDCSEQDPARCEVYLVEGDSAGGTAKQGRDRNFQAILPLRGKILNVEKAMHHKVFENEEIRNIFTALGVTVGTAEDSKALNIEKLRYHKVIIMCDADVDGSHISTLILTFFFRFMKELIEEGHVYIAAPPLYLVKKGNKKEYAWNDVQRDQANERMGGSAAIQRYKGLGEMNAEQLWETTMDPNFRTLRQVTIDSLAEADRVFSMLMGDEVPPRREFIEKNAVYANIDA; from the coding sequence ATGAGCGAAGAAATCAAGAAGAACAATTATTCAGCAGATAGTATTCAGGCATTAGAAGGAATGGAGCACGTAAGAATGCGTCCATCGATGTATATTGGAGATGTAGGAGTTCGAGGACTGCATCATTTAGTTTATGAGGTTGTTGATAACTCTATTGATGAGGCCATGGGAGGGCATTGTGATACCATTGGTGTTGCAATTAACGAAGATGGTTCGATTACAGTTGAAGATAATGGACGTGGTATTCCAGTTGATTTACATAAAAAAGAAGGTGTTTCGGCACTTGAAGTTGTAATGACGAAAATTGGAGCCGGTGGTAAATTCGACAAAGATTCATATAAAGTTTCTGGAGGTTTACACGGGGTAGGGGTTTCGGTTGTAAATGCCCTTTCAGTTCACATGAAATCTACTGTATTTAGAGATGGTAAGATTTATGAGCAGGAGTATGAAAGAGGAAAGTCTTTGTATCCTGTAAAACAAATTGGAGAAACAGATAAGAGAGGTACACGCCAGACTTTTTATCCAGATAACACTATTTTTACTCAGACTACTGAGTTTTCATACGATACGCTTTCAGCACGTATGCGTGAGCTTTCTTTCTTGAATAAAGGAATCACAATTACTTTTACAGATAAAAGAGAAGTTGACGAAAAAGGTGAATTTAAAAGTGAAGTATTCCATTCAGACGAAGGTCTTAAAGAATATATTCGTTATTTAGATGGAAACCGTGAGCCAATTATCTCTCACGTAATCAGCATGGATCACGATAAAGGTGAAATTCCAGTTGAGGTTGCCTTGATTTACAATACAAGTTATACAGAGAATATTTTTTCTTACGTAAATAATATTAATACACACGAAGGAGGAACGCATTTACAAGGTTTTAGAAGTGGTTTGACAAGAACACTTAAAAAATACGCAGATGCATCTGGAATGTTGGATAAATTGAAATTCGAAATTGCAGGAGATGACTTCCGTGAAGGATTAACAGCTATTATTTCGGTAAAAGTTGCAGAACCGCAATTCGAAGGACAAACTAAAACAAAACTTGGAAACAGAGAAGTAGTTTCTCCAGTTTCACAGGCTGTTGGAGAAATGCTTGAGAATTATTTGGAGGAAAATCCAAATGATGCTCGTGTAATCATCCAAAAAGTAATTTTAGCGGCTCAGGCACGTCACGCAGCGAAAAAAGCTCGTGAAATGGTGCAGCGTAAAACCGTTATGGGCGGCGGTGGACTTCCAGGAAAATTATCAGATTGTTCTGAGCAGGATCCTGCAAGATGTGAGGTTTACTTAGTCGAGGGAGATTCGGCTGGTGGAACAGCAAAACAAGGACGTGATCGTAACTTTCAAGCAATTCTGCCATTACGTGGTAAGATTTTGAATGTTGAAAAAGCAATGCATCATAAAGTATTCGAAAACGAAGAGATCAGAAATATATTTACTGCTTTAGGAGTAACTGTAGGAACTGCAGAAGATAGTAAAGCTCTTAATATTGAAAAATTACGCTACCACAAAGTAATCATCATGTGTGATGCCGATGTCGATGGTAGTCACATTTCTACCTTAATATTAACGTTCTTCTTCCGTTTCATGAAAGAGCTAATCGAAGAAGGCCACGTTTACATTGCAGCGCCTCCTTTGTATTTAGTTAAGAAAGGAAACAAAAAAGAATATGCTTGGAATGATGTGCAGCGTGATCAAGCTAACGAAAGAATGGGTGGAAGCGCAGCTATTCAGCGTTATAAAGGTCTTGGAGAGATGAATGCGGAGCAATTGTGGGAAACTACAATGGATCCAAACTTCAGAACACTACGTCAGGTAACCATTGATAGTTTAGCAGAAGCAGATAGAGTTTTCTCTATGTTAATGGGTGACGAAGTACCGCCTCGTAGAGAATTTATCGAGAAAAATGCAGTTTACGCAAATATCGACGCATAA
- the mdh gene encoding malate dehydrogenase, whose protein sequence is MKVTIVGAGNVGATCADVISYRGIASEVVLLDIKEGFAEGKALDITQCATNTGFNTKVSGVTNDYSKTAGSDVVVITSGIPRKPGMTREELIGINAGIVKTVAENVLKYSPDTIIVVVSNPMDTMTYLALKATGLPKNRIIGMGGALDSSRFRTYLSLALDKPANDISAMVIGGHGDTTMIPLTRLASYNGIPVSEFLSEEVLQKVAADTMVGGATLTGLLGTSAWYAPGASVAYLVDSILNDQKKMIACSVFVEGEYGQNDICIGVPCIIGKNGVEEILDINLNDQEKALFAKSADAVRSMNDALKTILV, encoded by the coding sequence ATGAAAGTTACCATTGTAGGAGCAGGAAATGTTGGAGCTACATGTGCTGATGTTATTTCTTATAGAGGAATTGCCAGCGAAGTAGTATTGTTGGATATTAAAGAAGGTTTTGCCGAAGGTAAAGCATTGGATATTACACAATGCGCGACAAATACTGGTTTTAATACTAAAGTATCTGGCGTTACCAACGATTATTCTAAAACTGCTGGAAGTGATGTTGTAGTTATTACATCAGGAATTCCAAGAAAACCAGGAATGACAAGAGAAGAATTAATTGGTATAAATGCAGGAATTGTTAAAACAGTTGCTGAAAATGTATTAAAATATTCTCCAGATACAATAATTGTTGTAGTTTCGAATCCGATGGATACTATGACGTATTTGGCTTTAAAAGCGACTGGTCTTCCAAAAAATAGAATTATAGGAATGGGCGGGGCTTTGGATAGTTCTCGTTTTAGAACATATCTTTCATTAGCTTTAGATAAACCTGCAAATGATATTTCAGCAATGGTAATTGGAGGGCATGGTGATACAACTATGATTCCGCTAACTCGTTTGGCATCTTATAATGGAATTCCAGTATCAGAATTTCTTTCAGAAGAAGTATTGCAAAAAGTAGCAGCAGACACTATGGTAGGAGGTGCAACTCTTACAGGTTTATTGGGGACATCTGCTTGGTACGCGCCAGGAGCTTCTGTAGCCTATTTAGTAGATAGTATTTTGAACGATCAAAAGAAAATGATTGCATGTTCTGTTTTCGTAGAAGGAGAATATGGTCAAAACGATATATGTATAGGAGTGCCATGTATAATTGGTAAAAACGGAGTAGAAGAAATTTTAGATATTAACCTAAACGATCAGGAAAAAGCATTATTTGCTAAAAGTGCAGATGCAGTTCGAAGCATGAATGATGCTCTAAAAACGATTTTAGTATAA
- the secDF gene encoding protein translocase subunit SecDF, with protein MQNKGLIKFFAILFALVSIYQLSFTFVANGVKSEAKAFAGDNPDKELKYLDSIGKEKVLNLGFTDFTYNEVKNKQLNKGLDLEGGINVILQISIKDVLKGLANNSKNPVFNKSLADASANLEGNKTYLNKFFEAFDANSKGSVKLASPDIFANRSLQGEGGVDFQMSDAQVQKVIKRKVDESVESAFKVLRERIDKFGVTQPNIQKLGETGRILVELPGAKDVDRIKKLLGGKAQLEFWETYKVEEIGNFLVAANEALKKTEVKKTETKTVAKDSLNALLTDAKDSADTKKGNNPLFDKIVGQGGGPVLGYFAPKDTATINAYFKRPEIRVLLAADQHYAKFVWSKPTTIKDQKAKDLASAKDIEVVELYALKGNRDNNPAMSGGVVTDAKDTFDQMGKPAVSMQMNSQGAKVWEELTGRAFAQKSYIAIVLDDIVYSAPGVTSGPIAGGRSEITGSFDVAETKDLANVLNAGKLPASADIIQSTVVGPSLGQAAIDAGTISSILGFLLVCVWMVFYYGKAGWYANLALLLNLLFLFGIMASFGFVLTLPGIAGIVLTLGTAVDANIIIYERAKEELREGKSLSEAVAASYGWHGAMRSIIDANVTHVLTGAILFIFGTGPIKGFALTLLIGIVTSLFTSIFIARIFIDRNIAGKGDLTFSTNITKNWFTNFHFDFIKIKKFTYIFSSIVVVVSLISIFFVNGLDEGVDFVGGRTFQVKFEKPVDATAVSDELSAAFGTPVEAKILGDDDQLKITTKYKIKEDGVAIDEEVNQKLYASLQKYFPNTTYDKFINSFDGKRVGVLQASKVGASISEDIKTNSYWAVLGAMAVIFLYLMVSFRKWQYSLGAIAAVAHDVIFVLGIYSLCYKFMPFHMEMDQHFIAAILTVIGYSMNDTVIVFDRVREFIIGNRKGSFEDIVNASINTTLSRTLNTSLMMIIVLLTMFIFGGESIRGFIFAMLIGIIVGTYSSLFIATPVLVDTISKDEKHTIEDKHNKA; from the coding sequence ATGCAGAATAAAGGACTTATTAAATTTTTCGCAATTCTATTTGCATTGGTGAGTATTTACCAACTATCATTCACTTTTGTGGCAAATGGTGTCAAAAGTGAAGCTAAAGCTTTTGCAGGAGATAATCCTGATAAGGAGCTGAAATATTTAGATTCTATTGGTAAAGAGAAAGTATTAAATCTTGGTTTTACTGATTTCACTTATAACGAAGTGAAAAACAAGCAGCTTAATAAAGGTCTCGACTTAGAAGGAGGAATCAACGTTATTCTTCAAATTTCTATTAAAGATGTTTTAAAAGGTTTAGCTAATAATTCTAAAAATCCAGTTTTTAATAAATCATTAGCTGATGCATCTGCAAATTTAGAAGGTAACAAAACATATTTAAATAAGTTTTTTGAAGCTTTTGATGCAAACTCAAAAGGAAGCGTAAAATTAGCTTCTCCAGATATTTTTGCCAACAGAAGTCTTCAAGGAGAAGGTGGTGTAGATTTTCAAATGTCTGACGCACAGGTTCAAAAAGTTATCAAAAGAAAAGTTGATGAGTCTGTAGAAAGTGCTTTCAAAGTATTAAGAGAGCGTATTGACAAATTTGGTGTAACACAGCCAAACATCCAAAAATTAGGAGAAACAGGAAGAATCTTAGTAGAGCTTCCAGGTGCTAAAGATGTTGATAGAATTAAGAAATTATTAGGTGGAAAAGCTCAATTAGAGTTCTGGGAAACTTATAAAGTTGAAGAAATTGGTAATTTCTTAGTTGCAGCTAACGAAGCTTTGAAGAAAACTGAAGTTAAGAAAACTGAAACTAAAACTGTTGCTAAAGATTCATTGAATGCTTTATTAACAGATGCTAAAGATTCTGCTGATACTAAAAAAGGAAACAATCCTTTATTTGATAAAATTGTAGGTCAAGGTGGTGGACCAGTTTTAGGTTACTTCGCACCAAAAGATACTGCTACTATCAATGCTTATTTTAAAAGACCAGAGATTAGAGTTTTATTGGCTGCTGACCAACATTATGCAAAATTTGTTTGGAGTAAACCAACTACTATAAAAGATCAAAAAGCAAAAGATTTAGCAAGTGCTAAAGATATTGAAGTTGTTGAATTATATGCTTTAAAAGGAAACAGAGACAATAACCCAGCAATGAGCGGTGGTGTTGTTACTGATGCAAAAGATACTTTTGACCAGATGGGTAAACCTGCAGTTTCTATGCAGATGAACAGTCAAGGTGCTAAAGTTTGGGAAGAGTTAACAGGTAGAGCATTCGCTCAAAAAAGTTATATCGCTATTGTTTTAGATGATATCGTATATTCTGCTCCAGGTGTAACAAGTGGTCCTATTGCTGGAGGAAGATCTGAAATTACAGGTTCATTTGATGTTGCTGAAACTAAAGATTTAGCTAACGTATTAAACGCAGGTAAATTACCAGCTTCTGCAGATATTATTCAATCAACTGTTGTTGGTCCATCTTTAGGACAGGCAGCTATTGATGCAGGTACAATTTCTTCTATATTAGGATTCTTATTAGTTTGCGTTTGGATGGTATTCTATTATGGTAAAGCTGGATGGTATGCAAACCTTGCTTTATTATTAAACTTACTTTTCTTATTCGGAATTATGGCAAGTTTTGGTTTTGTATTGACATTACCAGGTATTGCAGGTATCGTGTTAACATTAGGTACAGCGGTAGATGCTAACATTATTATATACGAAAGAGCAAAAGAGGAATTACGTGAAGGAAAATCACTTTCTGAAGCAGTTGCAGCTTCTTACGGATGGCACGGTGCAATGCGTTCTATTATTGATGCTAACGTTACTCACGTTTTAACTGGAGCTATCTTATTCATTTTTGGAACAGGTCCTATTAAAGGTTTCGCTTTAACATTATTAATTGGTATTGTAACTTCATTGTTTACATCAATCTTTATTGCTAGAATCTTTATTGATAGAAATATTGCAGGAAAAGGAGATTTAACTTTCTCTACAAATATTACTAAAAACTGGTTTACTAATTTCCATTTTGACTTTATCAAGATTAAAAAATTCACTTACATCTTCTCTTCAATTGTAGTTGTAGTAAGTTTAATTTCTATCTTCTTCGTGAACGGATTAGATGAAGGTGTTGATTTTGTTGGAGGTAGAACTTTCCAAGTTAAATTTGAAAAACCTGTAGATGCTACTGCAGTTTCAGATGAACTATCTGCTGCTTTTGGAACTCCGGTTGAGGCTAAAATTTTAGGTGATGATGATCAATTGAAAATCACTACTAAATATAAAATTAAAGAAGATGGTGTTGCTATTGATGAAGAAGTGAACCAAAAATTATATGCTTCTTTACAGAAATATTTCCCAAATACTACTTACGATAAATTCATCAATTCATTTGATGGAAAAAGAGTAGGTGTATTACAAGCTTCTAAAGTTGGAGCTTCTATCTCTGAGGATATTAAAACTAACTCATACTGGGCAGTTCTTGGTGCGATGGCAGTTATTTTCTTATACTTAATGGTTTCTTTCCGTAAATGGCAGTATTCATTAGGTGCGATTGCAGCTGTTGCGCATGACGTGATCTTCGTATTAGGAATTTACTCTTTATGCTACAAATTCATGCCATTCCACATGGAAATGGATCAGCACTTTATCGCTGCGATTTTAACTGTAATCGGTTATTCTATGAATGATACTGTAATTGTATTTGACAGGGTGAGAGAGTTTATCATTGGAAACCGTAAAGGTAGTTTCGAAGATATCGTAAACGCTTCTATTAATACTACATTATCAAGAACGTTGAATACTTCATTAATGATGATCATTGTATTATTAACAATGTTTATTTTTGGTGGAGAATCAATTAGAGGATTTATCTTTGCTATGTTAATTGGTATTATTGTAGGTACTTATTCTTCATTATTTATTGCTACTCCAGTATTGGTTGATACGATTTCTAAAGATGAGAAGCATACAATCGAAGACAAACACAACAAAGCGTAA
- a CDS encoding acyloxyacyl hydrolase, with amino-acid sequence MSRKRIFTVVLLFAVLNINAQQKSSDFRIGMSYGFGSEFNNTDYTFTNHFYKAQLYYRLKKTRNFEYDILVQPEINFGKHQLLNLYFVKPETPNFEQKRVEYMQLKNVHEYVLNLGFMVRKPIGKVFSCYVLGSIGPMITDTETERMSKGFAFADVLAVGFTAAYDQFQLDIRPSLRHVSNAGLGSSNAGYNTKNVEFVISYQL; translated from the coding sequence ATGAGTAGAAAAAGAATATTCACGGTAGTTCTTCTGTTTGCAGTACTGAATATCAATGCTCAGCAGAAAAGCAGTGACTTTAGAATAGGAATGAGTTATGGTTTCGGAAGCGAATTCAATAATACTGATTATACTTTTACCAATCATTTTTATAAAGCGCAGTTATATTATAGACTGAAGAAAACTCGAAATTTTGAATATGATATTTTAGTACAGCCAGAAATAAATTTTGGAAAACATCAGTTATTGAATTTATACTTCGTAAAACCTGAGACGCCAAATTTTGAACAGAAAAGAGTGGAGTATATGCAATTGAAAAACGTTCACGAATATGTTCTTAATTTGGGCTTTATGGTGAGAAAACCAATAGGAAAAGTATTCTCCTGTTACGTATTAGGAAGTATTGGACCAATGATAACAGATACAGAAACTGAGCGTATGTCTAAAGGTTTTGCGTTTGCAGATGTTTTGGCGGTTGGTTTTACGGCAGCTTATGATCAATTCCAGCTTGATATTCGTCCGAGTTTGCGACATGTATCAAATGCAGGTTTAGGAAGCTCAAATGCGGGCTATAATACAAAGAATGTTGAGTTTGTTATTTCGTATCAATTATAA
- the lgt gene encoding prolipoprotein diacylglyceryl transferase: MTHALNFVWNPSEGINLGFFMIRYYSLMFVIAFLLGWFLMKKIFERENESLEKLDSLFVWTVLATLIGARLGHVFFYDWEYFRNHLLEIFLPFRFEPKFEFTGFQGLASHGAAIAIIVAMYYYSKKILKRPLLWILDRIVIPVASGAIFVRLGNFFNSEIIGNETTSAFGIRFLHDKFSKNEAVQKTGIADPVEAYNAIATNPKFADLLAQVPARHPAQLYEGFSYIFVFAILYFLYWKTNTRLKSGYLFGLFLVLLFVVRFVVEFVKQSQGGIEEDLGYFSTGQWLSIPFIIIGLFFVIRAQRNPLAES; this comes from the coding sequence ATGACACACGCCTTAAATTTTGTTTGGAATCCCTCAGAAGGAATCAATTTAGGATTTTTTATGATTCGCTATTACAGCTTAATGTTTGTAATTGCTTTTCTTTTAGGATGGTTCTTAATGAAAAAGATTTTCGAAAGAGAAAACGAATCACTAGAAAAATTAGATTCATTATTTGTTTGGACTGTTCTTGCAACTTTAATTGGTGCGCGTTTAGGACATGTTTTCTTTTACGATTGGGAATATTTCAGAAACCATTTACTGGAAATTTTCCTTCCTTTTAGATTCGAACCAAAATTCGAATTCACCGGTTTCCAAGGATTAGCGAGTCATGGTGCAGCAATTGCTATTATTGTTGCTATGTATTATTATAGTAAAAAGATTCTAAAACGTCCTTTATTATGGATTTTAGACCGTATAGTAATTCCTGTTGCCAGTGGAGCTATTTTTGTTCGTTTAGGTAATTTCTTCAACTCAGAAATTATTGGTAACGAAACTACATCTGCATTTGGGATCCGTTTTTTACATGATAAATTCAGTAAAAATGAAGCTGTACAAAAAACTGGAATTGCAGATCCTGTAGAAGCCTACAATGCAATTGCTACAAATCCAAAATTTGCTGATTTATTAGCTCAGGTTCCAGCAAGACATCCTGCACAATTATACGAAGGGTTCTCTTATATTTTTGTCTTTGCAATTTTGTACTTCTTATACTGGAAAACAAATACTAGACTGAAATCTGGTTATTTATTCGGATTGTTTTTAGTTCTTTTATTTGTTGTTCGATTTGTTGTTGAATTTGTAAAACAAAGCCAAGGCGGTATAGAAGAAGATTTAGGCTATTTTTCAACAGGACAATGGCTGAGTATCCCATTTATAATCATCGGACTTTTCTTTGTTATTAGAGCACAAAGAAATCCACTTGCAGAATCATAA